In Asticcacaulis sp. MM231, the genomic window TGCCGATCGGCACCCCCAGAGCCGGCAGGTCAGAAAATATTATGACGTGAGCCCGACGGCCAATATTGTTGAGGACAATGGCCTGCATAGACGGCGCATGCGACAGCTCTCCGAACTGGATCAGGAGATATTTCGAACGCACCGCAAGAAGTTCGTCTACCCAGCCTCGGTTTAGGCGCAGGCGTCGGAACGTGGCGGCAAGGCGCGGATTAAAAAAGCGTGAGGCACGTTTAGGATCAAAAAGGCGCGCAAAATCTAAAACCTAAGGCGCTGATCTGATGCAATCGCTTCGGAAAACACGCGCTTATCATAGTCGACACGACATAGGGACGGATGGGACATGCCATCTCCGTGCCTTGGCACGGCGTGCGCTAGCCCTGTCGGCAAAGATGTAAGGACGGCCTAAGCCGCCCTATTGCCGTGCGCGGTCTGCGTATGAACCAGCGCATCCAGGCGCACAAGAATGTCGATAAGGGGTTCTTCGGGATTGTATTTACGCTCAGGCCCGGATCTTGGCGAGCAATGTCGCGATACGAAGGCCGTCAAGAGAGCGTTTTGGGTTGTCAGGCGTTTCAGTCCGGCAAACTCGGCGACATGTTTTGACGCGAAGCGTGTATTGGTAAGGGCATGTGTCATAGCATTTCTGTCCCAAAGTGTTCACGTGGGAAGGACACTCGCAAAAGCTGTGCCACCCGCCTGTTCAACAGGCCTGAGGTGACCATCAATAGAATAAATAAATTAATAAATACAATATAGTAGATTAAAAACTGCGATGTGTGGAGCCATCGATGCCTGAGCCATGTTCTGAAGGCCACCCACACATGCTTACACCTGTGAAGGCCTTTGCGCGCGTTGAGCGGTAAAAATAGCAACGGCTGCCGCCGTAAACGAAGCTGCGTCGGCGGACGTTTCGTATCGAGGCAGGGGCATGGTCTTTGACGTCTGCCGCTTCACCCTAGTCCAAACCGCTTGGCCGCCAAGGGATCGGAGTGATCGACCATGTGTAACAGGCGCCGCTGTCAAGAAGGGGCTTGCCCTGCGTCAACAGATCGGGAGCGCCATGCCCGTGCATAGGCCGCGTTCTGAACCCACGCCGCCTTATCGTTTTCAATGTACGCATCCCTCGCGACGGCTCAGAAGCCGCGAGATGTCCTCCGTCCGCCCAAGTCTGTTGCGCGTCTAAGGTGTGCTTTTCGAGCGACGTTTATCCAAAATACGAAACCTTTCGCTATCCCAGATTGACTCCACAGCGACAGCGTTAACTATTGTTAACCTAAAATTGGGCGGGGGACTTCCATGTTTGATGGGCAATACGAAAGCTCGCTTCAGGGCGCGAAGAACGAGACAACCGTGACGCCGCCGCCTACATCGGGAAACACCAAGGCCGCGTTGACCTTGCAACTGATCGTGATGGTCTGTTTCGCCGTGCTGGCCTGGTACACGAGCTATAATGTCATTATCGACCAGGTCGCGCGTTGCGCGCCGACGCGTGATGCCAGGGTGGCGACAGAGTGTGCTCCGCTTGGCAACAAAGACGCAATACGCGCGCGATTGACCGTACACGACGTGGAGAGGTTTGCCATGACCCCGCTCCACGACAGCCAAGACCCTGTTTTCGTCCAGCACAACAAGGCCAGGCACTACTACGACTGGTACACTAAGTGGTACCTGGTCATCGCCCTCGTCTTTGTGGCGTCGTTTGTCGCCTTGTTCGTCGGCGACGCCGTCTCCAAACTGACAAAACCAGACGACGACGATAGGGCCGACGCGCTATCCGGCGACGCAACGGGGAAGGGGCATAGCAAACAGTCCCTTACGGCCAACGAGAAACCCTTCCTGGTACGGATGCTGGCGCTTTTTAACCCGTCCAGCAATCTGGCAAACTTCTCCATTTCGCTCAGTGCCGTTTCTGCCATCGCCGCCTTCGCGGTTAGCGAATATTACAAACTCATTGACCTGACCGTCATCAAGTCGTTCGCACCGTTCGGCACAAATGTCATCAGCGATGCCCTATGGCTTGAGGATAAGACCCTGATACGGGTGCTCTTTGACCTGGCCAGTCTCGATCACAAATACTATTTCTGCCTGTTCAATTTTCTCATTCTCCTGATATCAACCATACCGCTCGCGCTAGGTTATCGACTGGCCAAGAACGGCTTCCTATTCACCCGTCTTGTGACGCTGCTAAAGACCATCGTCATTGGCTCGGTCGAAGTGGCAAAACGCATTCTGGGTAAGATCGATGAGGTGAAGGCCGAGCTCGCTGGCGCACAGGATGGGTACGCCCGCAAAACGGCCGACCTGCAGGGTCTGACCCGTGATCTGGACGCCAAAGAGCAAAGTCTGACCGACCTCCACACACAGCGGGTGGCCTGCCTTGTCCGGGTTGCCCATGTTACAGATCAGATCAAGGTGCTGGAGGAATACCAAGCCGAGCTCAAGATGAAATGCGCCGAGATTAAGGACAAGGCCAACGGTGGCCTGGTCAACCCTCTCCGACCCGATCAGCGAGCCGCACTCGAAGCAGCCGCTCAGGCGCTTGACAACAGCCTCGGTAACCTGTTGACCGCGATCGACGCGTCGAAGACGGAACAGGCGGACCTTGACAGCCAACGCGTGGCGTTAGACGACCGTATTCGCGCGCTTGCGGACGAAATTGCCGGTCTTAAGGGGCTTATAGGCCAGGCTAATGCGGCCCTCGCCAAATTGCGTGACGTCATCGCCAGATCGCAGGCGCAACTCGACCTTATGACGGAACAATTAGCGGACTTGCAGACGGATGAAGCCCATCATGCCCGGACGTCTGAACCCCTGAAGGTGATTGAAGACAAAATTCTGCCTGGGGCGCCTCTTCCCATATCCCCTTCGACGAAAAAGCTCTTGCCCGCCTGGCTCACCTACACCGGCGTTCTGATCGTAACCTTCTTACTGTTCGTGATTGGAAACTGGGCGGTTGCCCCTGAGTTGCCCAGGTTGGGACGTCCGGAGCTTATCCTATCGTTCGCGGGCCAAGTCTTCGCCATCATCAATGGCATACTTGCCCTCGCCCTGCTCGCGAATGGGCTCATGATTAGCCTCTCGGGCGATGCCTTCTTCCGGAACAGAGATCTTACAGGATTCACGCGCTTTTGCATGTTTAGCGGCGCGGCCCTGGTTGGCTCACTGCTGTTTTGGGGCCTGCCCCACCTCGTCCCAAGCTGGCAGATCAAAACCCTGTCCTTACCCGACAATCTCGGTGTCGCTCAACTGAAGTGCGACGTTAGCAACAACGACTGGGTCCCGACGGGCGCGGCGGCCAGCAGTTGGGTATTTGACAACGACAAGTTTGTTGCGGTGAACGCCATCAGCCAATGCCGCCTCGCGCAGACCCCTGATCTCGACGCCAATTATTATATTGTTGTCGGTACCGCGTCCGAAGAAGGCGCCGCGGCTTGGAACAACGACCTTGCGGCAGACCGGGCCGCGATGTTGGCGTCGATGATCAAGGGTGATTTGGGCAACGACGCGCACGTCTATTCGCTGAATCTCGGGAAATTTGATCCGGCATCGGTCGACGCACAGATTAAGGAGCTCAACGAGCAGCTTGCCATCGAAAGCGCGCCCCAGGCGAAGGAGGCCATGGAACTCCGCCTGACGGATCTGTCTGCCTATCAGGTTCAGAAGGCGAAGGTCACAGACTTGCAACGCCAGTTGGGACAGACCCGCGACCCAGCGGCCGCAGAGCGCCTACACGTCCAATTGCGAGACGCGACCGCTTACCAGCGCAAGATTGTGGTGGTTTCCGGTTATAGCCATAAGCTTGCCGATGCTGACAAAGCCAGGGCCCTGGTGGTGGCGCGCAAAACGGACACTTTGGCTGCTAAAAAGGCAGTGCCCGACTATGATCTTGCCGGCGAACTGAGTTCAAGCGTTTGCGCTGATGTGGCACAAGCCCAGACCTTCAGATCGTTGTTCAAAATAGATCCGAGTGTGTATGCGACAGGCCCCTTGGTTTGCTCGGCCGAGGGGCGTCTGCCGTTATTGCCACAGCCATAGGATGCGGCATCCTTGGACTTGGAGACGCGTTCTTTGTTAAGATTACGAAGCAAGGTTGGAGGGCGGCGGCTAATAATGCACTCTGATTTAATTTCGTTTTTACGTCCTTCAGGGGACTGAAAGTGCTTTCGGTGCGCCCTTAATAGTCAGTAGCGTTTAGATTGGGACTGGGGACACTGCGGGATTTGTTACAAGAGGTCCTTATATTCCGACAAAAAGTCGGCAGTCTCTGACATTCCCAGTGTTTCGATTTTCAAGATTAAGCCTTCGGCGGTTATCTCGGGGTTATTGAACCTTTCTCGCATGATCCGCAAAGCTGCTACTGCTTCGGGCCCAGCCAGGTCGAGAATGTCTGCAACAAACTGATCTAAAGTTAGGATTTCGATATCGTGGAGCGCCAACTCACCATCAGGAAAATCCTTGACGTTTTCGGTAACGATCACTTCCGCCTTTGCTTTAATAGCTGCCGCCAGGACATGACAATCTTCCGGGTCTGGCAGGTTTAAGCTGTCTTCGATGGTTTTCAATCCGGTGACAATAGCTTCCGGAAAAGCCGCCTCAATGCGATCACGTTGTCGCTTCGCATTTTCCGCGCTCTCAGTACCATCCGCGCAATATCTCTCAAATTCATCGAGTATACGAGACGACCAGTAGGGCCGAAAGAATCCGGCCTCCTACCAAGGAGAGGATGATATTGCGCGTCAGGGCACCAGCGAGCACATTGGCATCAACGACAATTGAAAACGGATCCGCTCTTTCGCTCATAGATATCCGTTCTCTGAATCTTCGCGCGCCATCTCGGATAGGATGCGCGCACGTTCAGAGTCACGCTTCTCCTTATAAGCAAAGAGATCTTCTGCTTTTATCCGGCGATGGCGACCTGTTTTTGTAAAATTAATCTCGTCGCTTTCGAGCAATTTGACGAGATAGGGCCGCGAGACATTGAGCATGTCGGCGGCCTGCTGTGTGGTCAGTTCGGCATTAACCGGCATAATGCTGAAGCTTTTTCCACTGGAGATCAAACGTGAAATATCGAGGAACGTCTGAGCCAACAAAGGTGACAGAGTCACTTCCGCTATCTGACCTTTCTCCAGGGCCAGCTTCATTGAAACCGGCGTGTCTTCGGACATCAATTCGGCAAGAATTTGGCGCAGTTGATTGGCTCGCTCACGGTCGATTTCCGTAGGCATCCGATCAGCGAAATTTTCAGCGTGCAGTGCAGCCATGATCAATTCCCACATTTCTTTGTCTTGTCATTTTCCCTCATATAGTCTCTATGAGGACAAGTCGCAATATTCGAAATATTCGAAACGAATTAAGATTTTGTAATTGACGTCGGGTGTCAGCCGTTTGCGGCGCCTAATTAATTCTGGTACGTGGTCACTCGGGAAACGCGCTCTCAGGTAATTGTACTAAACGAAGGTTGTCGAGATAATCAGACCACCATTGTGCCATGCGTACTCGTTCATCCCAAGGCCGCCCCCCGGTGGTAAATTGCCCTGACGGTGTCACTGCCTTGGTGTGCAAGCGCGCGTTCGATTGCGTCGGCAGACCAAAGGCCAGCCTCGTTCAACAACGTGCTAGCCGTGCTTCGGAAGCCATGGGAGGTCATTTCGCCGGAACCAAACCCCATTCGGCGTAAAGCGGCATTCAACGTGTTTGGGCGATTGGCTTTTGCCAATCGCTCACCGCTGGAAATACGAACTTGCTTCTGCTTCGATATTTCTCTGCCTCGGCCAAGATTTACAACACTTGGGTAGACAGTGGGACGGCGTGGTCGTCCCTCATTTTCATCTTTGGCCCAGGAATTCGCCAAACGGCCTTCTTCAGATCGAATTCATCCCATTCCGCGTGTCGTAGCTCTCCAGGTCTTACAAAAACATGAGGGAGCCCCCGCATGTGTCCGTTGGCACCCAGGGACGTCCCCGGCTTGATGTAAGGGATCTGGGTTTCGTTATCCCAGGCCATGGCGTGGGCGCATCCGGATCACACCCACGCGCTGATGGGTCATTTTTTCTTGATCACGGATGACAAAGTTATGGTAAAGGCCCCGAAATGGGGGACTGATATGAAACTGCGTGTATTTTCGAAGACCTGGGGCCGGCTATCTCTCGGTATGGCCGCCCTGCTTTCCATCGTGATCGCCGCGCCCGCCTGGAGCGGAAACTTTGCCCCCCTGAAAGCGCTGTTCGTTTTTGGCGCTTTCACGGCCTGGGTCATGGCCGAGCTTGCCTCTGATTCAGACACAAAGGCGCCCAACCCCAATGACGTTGTCCTGTTCGGGCAAGTCAACGACCTGTTCAATCACCGCGCCTTGCAGTTCCTGAGGGAGCATGAATTCGGCGGTGCCTTCAGTGATAGGGACGTCTTGTTCTGTTACACCTTCGACTCCACCTGGATCGGGGCGATCTACGCCTTTCAGGACAAGAGTCTCAACACGCAACTCATGAAATGTAAGGCTGCGTGCTCAGACTTCATTGAATTTATAGAGGTCAATACGTTTTACACGTCAGCCGGTTTGCGGTCGGCAAGGCATGACACGCTGTCCATGACGGACGAACGGGGACGCACCCTGTTTGAGAAGCGCCGCAAAAAGTTAAATGAGCTGAGCAGCGCGTTATACGCACAGATTGACGCCCTGCAATACGAGGCGCGTCGCAAAGGCCTCACCCCTGAATAATCCGCGCAAGCGGGCTCATCCTGTCAAAGGGTAGCCCCTCCGTAAGACCTCAGGTCGCCGTAAGATCAGGCGTGAGCGAGGGGCTGGACGCCCCCACTCGACGGCATCAAAGTGCCAGAATGGTCATTGGGGACCAAGCAAGAGAGGAAGCGTCCGTGGCCCCAAAGCCCCCCCTAATAGGAGCCGCGCTGGAAGAGGACGGCCGGAACGGTGGCAAACAGGATCATCAGGTACAGACGCAAGGAGCGCTTGCGCGCAAACATTCGGTCCATGGCCACCCGGCGATTATAGGTGACGTCATTGCGACCCATAACTTGCCACAGCCCGGTGATGCCCGGCAACACGGACGCATAGTGCCGGAACGAAGAACCGTATTTGACGACCTCCGCACGAATGATCGGACGCGGCCCGACAAGGCTCATTTCCCCACGCAACACATTGATCAGTTGAGGGAATTCGTCAACGCTGGTCTTGCGCAGGAACTTGCCCAGGGGCGTGATGCGCGGGTCATTGCGCAGCTTATGATCCGCACGCCACTCCGCGAGGGCGACCGGATCAGATTGCAGGATTTTCCGCAGGATATCGTCAGACTTTACGTACATGCTGCGAAATTTGAGGCAATT contains:
- a CDS encoding PIN domain-containing protein; translation: MLDEFERYCADGTESAENAKRQRDRIEAAFPEAIVTGLKTIEDSLNLPDPEDCHVLAAAIKAKAEVIVTENVKDFPDGELALHDIEILTLDQFVADILDLAGPEAVAALRIMRERFNNPEITAEGLILKIETLGMSETADFLSEYKDLL
- a CDS encoding sugar transferase yields the protein MKSLSVFTPEMSRELAGRDRDKPSNPLKNYKQNILIRILDVVISLMAILFLLPVFVVVAVLVKVQDDGPIFFSHGRIGLNGKEFNCLKFRSMYVKSDDILRKILQSDPVALAEWRADHKLRNDPRITPLGKFLRKTSVDEFPQLINVLRGEMSLVGPRPIIRAEVVKYGSSFRHYASVLPGITGLWQVMGRNDVTYNRRVAMDRMFARKRSLRLYLMILFATVPAVLFQRGSY
- a CDS encoding helix-turn-helix domain-containing protein, coding for MAALHAENFADRMPTEIDRERANQLRQILAELMSEDTPVSMKLALEKGQIAEVTLSPLLAQTFLDISRLISSGKSFSIMPVNAELTTQQAADMLNVSRPYLVKLLESDEINFTKTGRHRRIKAEDLFAYKEKRDSERARILSEMAREDSENGYL